Proteins co-encoded in one Pelobates fuscus isolate aPelFus1 chromosome 5, aPelFus1.pri, whole genome shotgun sequence genomic window:
- the LRRC75B gene encoding leucine-rich repeat-containing protein 75B gives MGGRLSRQSSLEDEPEDGLEVAGSRGDFAFPSLMLSSERIHGVLRRNKPAPYVRRSDWIRDIQALLRDHKQERAMQVLRMLRKDLGLEGTFLNDILYRHVTFLNLVDPISHELLLSLSRELQCPRKEHDQMKSTDRICRQLLYHLTPHSKWHRHSLHRRKSLACLKNSLLQKPNSETLDLSGIPLSPRDVQRVSLYLQNQGDSLTSVDLSFTELTDGTLELVLPTLATLTNLTHLALNGNRLSCCTLKELSEAMKDSANFPSLSWMDLGNNVDICSMPQPLLLGLRRRLCQQNLLPTIPEAQDGDMSEGGFPIPFQQLPWDR, from the exons ATGGGCGGCAGGCTCAGCAGGCAGAGCAGCCTGGAGGATGAGCCCGAGGACGGGCTGGAGGTAGCCGGGTCACGGGGGGACTTTGCCTTCCCATCGCTGATGCTGAGCTCTGAGCGGATCCACGGGGTGCTGCGCAGGAACAAGCCGGCTCCCTACGTGCGGCGGTCAGACTGGATCAGGGACATCCAGGCTCTGCTCCGGGACCACAAGCAGGAGCGGGCCATGCAGGTGTTAAGAATGCTCCGCAAG GACCTGGGCCTGGAGGGGACATTCCTCAATGACATCCTGTACAGACATGTCACCTTCCTGAACCTGGTGGACCCCATCTCCCACGAGTTGCTCCTGAGCCTGTCCAGGGAGCTCCAGTGCCCCCGCAAG GAACATGACCAAATGAAATCTACAGACCGTATTTGCCGACAACTTCTATACCATCTTACACCACACTCCAAGTGGCATCGGCATAGCCTCCATCGCAGGAAGAGCCTAGCATG CCTGAAGAACAGCCTGCTGCAGAAGCCAAATTCAGAAACTCTGGATCTGTCTGGTATCCCATTGTCCCCCCGTGATGTACAACGTGTTTCCCTCTACTTGCAGAATCAAGGAGACAGTCTCACCAGTGTGGACCTGAGTTTCACTGAACTCACAGATGGTACTCTGGAGCTGGTCTTGCCCACTCTTGCAACGCTCACCAACCTCACGCACCTGGCACTCAATGGGAATCGCCTTTCCTGTTGCACCCTGAAGGAACTCAGTGAAGCCATGAAGGATAGTGCCAACTTTCCTTCACTGAGCTGGATGGACTTGGGCAATAATGTAGATATCTGCTCCATGCCACAGCCACTGCTCCTGGGGTTGAGGAGACGCTTGTGCCAGCAGAATCTTCTTCCTACCATCCCTGAAGCTCAGGATGGTGATATGTCAGAGGGAGGGTTTCCTATCCCTTTTCAACAGCTGCCCTGGGACAGGTGA